In the Campylobacter showae genome, one interval contains:
- the larB gene encoding nickel pincer cofactor biosynthesis protein LarB, producing the protein MREDEILELFAGVKSGRVSEQEALKYLKNYPYEDVGCAKIDTQRALRNGAGEVIYGEGKTDDEILRIAEAIGARRQNILITRTNERVFKRVCEVLPQAEFNARGRVTSVKFKEPALTQSYIAIVSAGTADGAVVEEVYETARFLGNDVRKFSDAGVAGLHRLIANLDEIRGAKVVIAVAGMEGALASVLAGLVSVPVIAVPTSVGYGASFGGLAALLAMLNSCANGVSVVNIDNGFGAAYNASLINHL; encoded by the coding sequence ATGAGAGAGGATGAAATTTTAGAGCTTTTCGCGGGGGTAAAAAGCGGCCGCGTGAGCGAGCAAGAGGCGCTAAAATACCTGAAAAACTACCCCTACGAGGACGTGGGCTGCGCCAAGATCGACACCCAGCGCGCCCTGCGAAACGGCGCGGGCGAGGTGATCTACGGCGAGGGCAAGACGGACGATGAAATTTTACGTATCGCGGAGGCGATCGGCGCGAGGCGGCAAAATATCCTGATCACGCGCACGAACGAGCGGGTTTTTAAGCGGGTGTGCGAGGTGCTGCCGCAGGCGGAGTTTAACGCTCGCGGCCGCGTCACCAGCGTCAAATTTAAAGAGCCCGCGCTCACGCAAAGCTACATCGCGATAGTCTCTGCAGGCACCGCCGACGGCGCGGTAGTGGAGGAGGTGTACGAAACGGCGCGATTTCTAGGCAACGACGTGCGCAAATTTAGCGACGCGGGCGTGGCTGGGCTGCATAGGCTGATCGCAAATTTAGACGAGATACGCGGCGCAAAGGTCGTGATCGCGGTGGCGGGCATGGAGGGCGCGCTAGCTAGCGTGCTAGCAGGCCTTGTTAGCGTGCCGGTGATCGCGGTGCCCACCAGCGTGGGATACGGAGCGAGCTTCGGCGGTCTGGCGGCGCTGCTAGCGATGCTAAACAGCTGCGCAAATGGCGTGAGCGTCGTAAATATCGACAACGGCTTTGGCGCCGCGTATAACGCGAGCCTGATAAATCATCTCTAA